One genomic window of Pseudomonas chlororaphis subsp. piscium includes the following:
- a CDS encoding heavy metal translocating P-type ATPase: MPTTPSQHHHRHAHAAPPHDDHPRDPVCGMTVTPPSRFGESYQGQTYQFCSRKCQEKFRADPERYGGNHVTATEPAVPAGAEFTCPMHPEIRQPGPGNCPKCGMTLEPVMPALDEDENPELRDFTRRFWWTLPLTLIVTVLAMAGHSLEIFHSHPISSSIQNWIELVLATPVTLWAGWPFFVRGVASVRDRSPNMWTLIGLGTAAAYLYSVAATLFPQGFPAIFMQDGRIGVYFEAAAVIISLTLLGQMLELKARSQTSAAIKSLLGLSPKTARRINADGQEEDIPLSHVHPGDHLRVRPGEKVPVDGSVLEGESAVDESMLTGEPVPVMKRAGDRLIGATLNTHGSLVMEAQKVGAETMLSQIVQMVARAQRSKAPMQRMADSIAGYFVMAVIAIAVLTFLGWGLFGPEPGWVFGLINAVAVLIIACPCALGLATPMSIMASTGKAASMGVLFRDASAIENLCKIDTLIVDKTGTLTEGRPVFHSVEATADFSPQAVLQLAASLDQGSEHPLAHAIVNHARAENIALTKPESFESGSGIGVSGLVDGKKLQLGNTALMEAAGVSTKPLQERAELLRLEGISIIYLAVDGVLAGLLAVSDPVKPTSKEAVTRLRADDINIIMATGDGLTTARAVAREMGIAEVHGEVKPQDKERLVADLQQYGRKVAMAGDGINDAPALARADVGIAMGTGTDVAMNSAQLTLVKGDLMGILRARALSVATVKNMRQNLGFAFLYNSLGIPLAAGLLYPLTGHLLSPMIAALAMSVSSASVVFNALRLRNSRID; encoded by the coding sequence ATGCCCACTACACCGAGCCAGCACCACCACCGTCACGCCCATGCTGCCCCGCCCCATGACGATCATCCTCGTGACCCGGTGTGCGGCATGACGGTCACGCCTCCCAGCCGATTCGGCGAGTCTTATCAGGGACAGACGTATCAATTTTGCAGCCGGAAATGCCAAGAGAAGTTTCGCGCAGATCCTGAACGTTATGGCGGCAATCACGTCACGGCCACTGAGCCTGCGGTACCAGCAGGCGCTGAGTTCACCTGCCCCATGCACCCGGAAATACGCCAGCCCGGGCCCGGCAACTGCCCTAAATGCGGCATGACATTGGAACCGGTCATGCCGGCGCTCGATGAAGATGAAAACCCCGAACTCCGGGATTTCACCCGCCGCTTCTGGTGGACGCTGCCATTGACCCTGATAGTGACCGTGCTTGCCATGGCGGGACACTCGCTGGAGATCTTCCACTCTCACCCGATCAGCAGCTCGATCCAGAACTGGATCGAGCTGGTCCTGGCGACACCGGTGACCCTATGGGCAGGCTGGCCCTTTTTTGTGAGGGGCGTGGCATCCGTCAGGGATCGCAGTCCAAACATGTGGACCCTGATTGGCCTGGGTACCGCCGCGGCCTATCTTTACAGCGTCGCGGCAACGCTGTTTCCCCAAGGCTTTCCCGCCATCTTCATGCAAGACGGACGCATCGGCGTCTACTTCGAAGCCGCCGCGGTCATCATCTCGCTCACCTTGCTTGGGCAGATGCTTGAACTCAAGGCCCGATCGCAAACCTCCGCCGCCATCAAGTCCCTGCTCGGCCTGTCTCCCAAGACCGCACGCAGGATCAACGCCGATGGCCAGGAGGAAGACATTCCTCTGTCCCATGTGCACCCAGGAGACCACCTGCGGGTCAGGCCCGGTGAGAAGGTGCCGGTCGATGGCTCGGTACTGGAGGGTGAAAGTGCGGTGGATGAGTCCATGCTCACGGGCGAGCCGGTGCCGGTCATGAAAAGAGCGGGAGACCGCTTGATCGGCGCCACGCTCAATACCCATGGCAGCCTGGTAATGGAGGCGCAGAAGGTCGGTGCCGAGACCATGCTGTCACAGATCGTACAGATGGTCGCCCGGGCCCAGCGCTCCAAAGCCCCCATGCAACGAATGGCCGATTCGATTGCCGGCTACTTCGTGATGGCCGTCATTGCGATTGCCGTGCTGACATTCCTAGGCTGGGGACTCTTCGGCCCGGAGCCCGGTTGGGTCTTTGGCCTTATCAACGCGGTCGCCGTGTTGATCATCGCTTGCCCCTGCGCGCTGGGTCTCGCAACGCCCATGTCGATCATGGCTTCGACGGGTAAAGCCGCCAGCATGGGGGTGTTGTTCAGAGATGCCAGCGCCATTGAAAACCTGTGCAAGATCGACACCCTGATTGTCGATAAGACAGGGACTCTGACAGAGGGGCGGCCGGTGTTCCACAGCGTGGAGGCCACGGCCGATTTCAGCCCCCAGGCTGTTCTGCAACTGGCCGCGAGCCTTGACCAGGGCAGCGAACATCCCCTGGCTCATGCCATAGTCAATCACGCCCGCGCCGAGAACATTGCGCTCACCAAGCCTGAATCCTTCGAGTCCGGCTCAGGTATCGGGGTCAGTGGCCTGGTAGATGGCAAGAAGCTCCAGCTGGGCAACACCGCGTTGATGGAGGCCGCAGGGGTGAGCACCAAGCCCCTGCAAGAGCGCGCGGAGCTGTTGCGCCTTGAAGGCATCAGCATCATCTACCTCGCAGTTGACGGGGTATTGGCAGGGCTGCTGGCGGTGTCGGATCCCGTCAAGCCGACCTCCAAAGAAGCCGTCACCAGGCTCAGGGCCGATGACATCAACATCATCATGGCGACTGGAGATGGCCTCACCACCGCTCGGGCTGTCGCCAGGGAAATGGGGATTGCAGAGGTTCACGGTGAGGTGAAACCTCAAGACAAGGAACGTCTGGTCGCGGACCTTCAGCAATACGGCCGGAAGGTCGCCATGGCGGGTGATGGCATCAACGACGCGCCGGCCCTGGCGCGAGCGGATGTGGGCATCGCCATGGGCACAGGGACTGACGTTGCCATGAACAGCGCACAACTCACGCTGGTCAAAGGCGACCTGATGGGGATTCTACGAGCACGGGCGCTTTCGGTTGCCACAGTAAAAAACATGCGGCAAAACCTGGGTTTCGCCTTTCTCTATAACTCGCTGGGCATCCCCCTGGCTGCAGGCCTGCTCTACCCACTGACGGGACACCTCCTGTCGCCGATGATCGCTGCGCTCGCCATGAGCGTCAGCTCCGCGTCTGTGGTTTTCAACGCATTGAGGCTGAGGAACAGCCGAATCGACTGA
- the flgB gene encoding flagellar basal body rod protein FlgB, producing the protein MSINFEKALGSAERALIYRSQRAELLSNNIANADTPNFKARDLDFSAVLASQTKESLAVPFAFKTTHAKHIAGKESASDSYAGALLYRTPNQPALDQNTVDQQVEIAKYTENKMGFEAAFTRLNGAFKGLLRALRGD; encoded by the coding sequence GTGAGTATTAACTTCGAGAAAGCGCTTGGCTCCGCAGAAAGAGCATTGATTTACCGTAGCCAAAGAGCTGAGTTACTGAGTAACAATATCGCAAACGCCGATACGCCGAACTTCAAGGCCCGGGACCTGGATTTTTCTGCCGTGCTTGCCAGCCAGACAAAAGAAAGTCTTGCTGTTCCCTTCGCTTTCAAAACAACACATGCAAAGCACATTGCCGGAAAAGAATCAGCCAGTGACAGTTACGCAGGTGCCTTGCTTTACCGCACACCGAATCAACCTGCCCTTGATCAAAACACTGTCGATCAGCAGGTCGAGATCGCAAAGTACACAGAAAATAAAATGGGTTTCGAGGCCGCTTTTACCAGGTTGAATGGAGCATTCAAAGGTTTGCTCAGGGCGCTGCGAGGTGATTAG
- a CDS encoding cupredoxin domain-containing protein — MKAKLVTPGIAAVTLLFGATTMGSAGHGKADIGQPGVASEVTRTVDVEMGDIFFKPKSIDVKPGETLRFILRNEGSLVHEFNIDQAAAHAAHQAAYAARQKEKASLFQSGARAPTSAGKMTNDMGHSAPNSVLIEPGATKELIWTFNTSTGLQFACNRPGHYQFGMVGQFDLK; from the coding sequence ATGAAAGCTAAGCTCGTTACCCCAGGCATCGCAGCGGTCACCCTGCTCTTCGGCGCTACGACCATGGGCAGCGCAGGGCATGGCAAAGCGGACATCGGCCAGCCTGGAGTCGCCTCTGAAGTGACCCGCACGGTGGACGTGGAGATGGGCGATATCTTCTTCAAGCCCAAAAGCATCGACGTAAAGCCTGGTGAAACCCTTCGATTCATTCTTCGCAATGAGGGTTCGCTGGTGCACGAATTTAATATCGACCAAGCCGCAGCCCATGCGGCACACCAGGCTGCCTATGCAGCACGCCAGAAAGAAAAGGCGAGCCTGTTCCAGAGCGGGGCGCGGGCTCCCACCAGTGCCGGGAAGATGACTAACGACATGGGCCACAGCGCCCCGAACAGCGTGCTGATCGAGCCAGGCGCGACCAAGGAGCTGATCTGGACCTTCAACACCAGCACCGGGCTTCAATTTGCCTGCAACAGGCCAGGTCATTACCAGTTTGGAATGGTGGGGCAATTCGACCTGAAGTAA
- a CDS encoding class I SAM-dependent methyltransferase has protein sequence MADLEFSCKYDREQAERYLRKHQAGFVRRVSNWRDMQVARKALLLADEPDSVLDLPCGAGRFWPLLAEQAGRKIIAADSSADMLTVAWNAQPLDVIKRVRLLYTSAFAIDLPDNAVDSIFSMRLLHHIGDRTNRLALLKEFHRVTRDSVIISLWVDGNLKALRRKRTEATRSRRAYQNRFVMPVKEIEAEFAQAGFSVQQHIDHVPLLQMWRVYVLRKSP, from the coding sequence ATGGCTGACCTTGAATTCTCTTGCAAGTATGACCGTGAACAGGCTGAGCGCTACTTGCGCAAACATCAGGCAGGATTCGTTCGAAGAGTCTCCAACTGGCGTGACATGCAGGTTGCTCGCAAGGCTCTTTTATTGGCCGATGAGCCCGACAGTGTGCTTGACCTGCCTTGTGGGGCGGGGCGGTTCTGGCCGCTACTGGCGGAACAGGCGGGGCGTAAAATCATCGCGGCGGATAGCTCTGCCGATATGTTGACGGTGGCTTGGAATGCCCAACCCCTGGATGTCATCAAACGTGTGCGCCTGCTGTACACCTCGGCCTTTGCCATCGATCTTCCTGACAACGCGGTGGACAGCATTTTCTCGATGCGATTGTTGCACCACATTGGTGATCGAACGAATCGTTTGGCCTTGCTCAAGGAGTTCCATCGGGTCACTCGTGACAGTGTGATTATTTCGCTCTGGGTCGATGGCAACTTGAAGGCCCTGCGGCGAAAACGGACCGAAGCGACTCGATCCAGACGGGCCTATCAGAATCGATTTGTCATGCCGGTCAAAGAGATAGAGGCCGAGTTCGCCCAAGCCGGCTTTTCGGTCCAACAACATATCGACCATGTGCCGTTGCTGCAGATGTGGCGTGTTTATGTCCTGCGCAAATCCCCATGA
- a CDS encoding DUF2933 domain-containing protein: protein MNNHQHPVRSTTSPFWKRKTGVVLIMLIAIAAFYGVREHFSHLYPYWPYLILLICPLMHFFAHGHGGHSHGDQAKTNKDTNGK from the coding sequence TTGAATAACCATCAGCATCCGGTTCGAAGCACCACCTCGCCCTTCTGGAAGCGCAAGACAGGCGTTGTACTGATCATGCTCATTGCGATCGCTGCTTTCTATGGGGTGCGGGAGCATTTCAGCCACCTTTATCCGTATTGGCCCTATCTCATTCTGTTGATCTGTCCATTGATGCACTTTTTTGCCCATGGGCATGGCGGACATAGCCATGGCGATCAGGCGAAAACCAACAAGGACACAAACGGGAAATAG
- a CDS encoding DUF2790 domain-containing protein, with amino-acid sequence MKVLKVSFAVSILTLSSLVMAEGGSDRVYGRMMQENQRAMEQYALKNGKANPEIVHYKYGMNLDIQKVVSITQANKTCSVAPARMTYEDSAGKLNTLEYKVWGTYCQDGG; translated from the coding sequence ATGAAAGTATTAAAAGTATCTTTCGCCGTTTCTATCTTGACCCTGTCTTCTTTGGTCATGGCCGAAGGAGGCAGTGACCGCGTTTATGGCCGGATGATGCAAGAGAACCAACGGGCGATGGAGCAATACGCCTTGAAGAATGGCAAGGCCAATCCTGAAATCGTTCATTACAAATATGGAATGAACCTGGATATTCAGAAGGTGGTGAGTATCACTCAAGCCAACAAAACCTGCAGTGTCGCGCCTGCGCGCATGACCTATGAAGACTCGGCTGGCAAGCTCAACACCTTGGAATACAAGGTTTGGGGGACTTACTGCCAGGACGGAGGCTAG